The proteins below come from a single Dinghuibacter silviterrae genomic window:
- a CDS encoding FAD-binding and (Fe-S)-binding domain-containing protein produces the protein MTTKLKQLGEEMEGFVYDDTAMRTLYATDASAYREMPLAVAIPKTVADIHKLISFARTEGVSLIPRTAGTSLAGQVVGSGIVVDVSKNFTQILELNKEERWVRVQPGVIRDELNMFLKPHGLFFGPETSTANRAMIGGMVGNNSCGSNSVVYRSTREHLLEVKALLSDGSETVFKALDIDAFHAKCEGETLEANIYRTVRRLLSQTDNQDEIRREFPKPSIERRNTGYALDVLLNTAPFTLGGPDFNFCKLIAGSEGTLAFITEIKLNVVPLPPGEAGVLCVHFNTVDESLRANLIALKYHPTASELIDHYILECTKGNIEQSKNRFFVQGDPGAILVVELRGHDVDEVRALAAKVEADMRAEGLGFHFPLLLGEDTKKVWNLRKAGLGLLGNMPGDNKAVPVIEDTAVDVQELPEYIREFNAILKGYGLYSVHYAHAGSGEIHLRPILNLKTEEGNAMFRTIAQEIATLVKKYKGSLSGEHGDGRLRGEFIRQMVGEKNYALIREVKKTWDPQGIFNPGKIVDTPPMNTHLRYTPGQHTPTFPTIFRFEGNDILQSAEQCNGSGDCRKTQLSGGTMCPSYMATRSEKDTTRARANILREFLTRSPKANRYDHKEIYEVMDLCLSCKGCKSECPSNVDVAKLKAEFLQHYYDANGVPFRAKLIAEFSRSAALGAIAPGLYNFMVTNRLTGSLIKKVSGFAQKRSMPTLYKTTLRAWYAKHRRDTVARRKVYLFCDEFTNYNDTAIGIKAIQLLERLGYEVIIPEHLESGRTWLSKGLIRKAKTIAQENIRLLSPLVTEETPLIGIEPSAILTFRDEYIDLASDEQLDTARTLARNTFFIDDFIAREIDRGHIRSEQFTTGTRQIKLHGHCQQKALTSVAGSVKLLSLPKNYTVSTIPSGCCGMAGSFGYEREHYDLSQKIGELVLLPAVRSAAPEVLIAAPGTSCRHQIKDGAEKKAMHPIEILFDALLQP, from the coding sequence ATGACGACGAAACTGAAGCAATTGGGTGAAGAGATGGAGGGTTTTGTGTATGACGACACTGCGATGCGGACCCTATACGCCACCGACGCCTCCGCTTACCGGGAAATGCCTTTGGCCGTAGCCATCCCCAAAACCGTAGCCGATATACACAAGCTTATTTCATTCGCCCGGACCGAAGGGGTTTCCCTGATCCCCCGTACGGCGGGTACTTCCCTGGCCGGACAGGTGGTGGGCTCCGGGATTGTCGTCGACGTGTCCAAAAACTTTACGCAGATCCTGGAACTGAATAAGGAAGAGCGCTGGGTACGGGTACAACCGGGGGTGATCCGCGACGAGCTGAATATGTTCCTCAAACCGCACGGCCTGTTTTTCGGACCGGAGACGTCCACCGCCAACAGGGCGATGATCGGCGGCATGGTGGGGAACAATTCCTGCGGTTCCAATTCGGTCGTCTATCGCAGTACGCGGGAGCACCTTTTGGAAGTCAAGGCCTTGCTCAGCGACGGGTCCGAGACCGTTTTCAAAGCCCTGGATATCGACGCCTTTCATGCCAAATGCGAAGGAGAAACCCTGGAGGCCAACATCTACCGGACGGTACGCCGGCTGCTCAGTCAAACCGATAACCAGGACGAGATTCGCCGGGAATTCCCCAAACCTTCGATCGAAAGAAGGAATACGGGGTATGCCCTGGACGTGTTGCTGAACACCGCGCCGTTTACCCTGGGCGGTCCTGACTTTAACTTTTGCAAACTCATTGCGGGCTCGGAAGGCACCCTTGCCTTTATCACCGAGATCAAGCTCAATGTCGTCCCGCTCCCTCCGGGGGAGGCGGGTGTTTTGTGCGTCCATTTCAATACCGTGGACGAGTCCCTGAGGGCGAACCTGATTGCGCTGAAGTACCACCCGACGGCCAGCGAGCTGATCGACCATTATATCCTGGAATGTACCAAGGGGAATATCGAACAAAGCAAAAACCGTTTTTTTGTCCAGGGTGATCCCGGGGCCATCTTGGTGGTGGAGCTGCGGGGGCACGACGTGGACGAAGTCCGCGCCCTGGCGGCAAAGGTGGAAGCGGATATGCGGGCGGAAGGGCTCGGTTTCCATTTCCCCCTGTTGCTCGGTGAGGATACCAAAAAAGTATGGAACCTGCGGAAAGCAGGGCTGGGTCTGCTGGGTAACATGCCCGGAGACAACAAGGCGGTCCCGGTCATCGAGGATACCGCGGTGGACGTCCAGGAGCTTCCCGAATACATCCGCGAGTTTAACGCGATCCTGAAAGGCTACGGTCTTTATTCGGTTCACTACGCCCACGCAGGCAGCGGGGAGATCCACCTCCGGCCCATCCTGAACCTCAAAACGGAGGAGGGCAACGCGATGTTCCGGACAATTGCCCAGGAAATCGCCACCCTTGTCAAAAAGTACAAGGGCTCCCTGAGCGGCGAACACGGTGACGGACGGCTAAGGGGCGAGTTCATCCGCCAGATGGTCGGGGAAAAGAACTACGCCTTGATCCGCGAGGTTAAAAAGACCTGGGACCCCCAGGGTATTTTCAACCCGGGCAAGATCGTGGATACCCCGCCCATGAACACGCATTTGCGGTATACGCCTGGGCAGCATACACCCACTTTTCCTACCATCTTCCGCTTTGAAGGCAACGACATCCTGCAATCCGCGGAACAATGCAACGGGTCGGGAGACTGCCGGAAAACGCAGCTGAGCGGGGGGACGATGTGCCCCTCCTACATGGCGACCCGGAGCGAAAAAGATACGACCCGCGCGCGTGCCAACATCCTGCGCGAGTTTCTGACGCGGTCCCCGAAGGCCAACCGGTACGATCATAAGGAAATTTACGAGGTCATGGACCTTTGCCTGAGCTGTAAGGGCTGTAAGTCGGAGTGCCCGTCGAACGTGGATGTCGCCAAACTCAAGGCCGAGTTCCTGCAACACTACTACGACGCCAACGGCGTGCCATTCCGGGCGAAGCTGATCGCGGAATTTTCCCGGTCCGCGGCCCTGGGCGCGATAGCGCCCGGTCTGTATAATTTTATGGTGACCAACCGGCTGACCGGGTCGCTGATCAAAAAGGTGTCGGGATTTGCGCAAAAAAGATCGATGCCCACACTGTATAAGACGACGCTGCGTGCGTGGTATGCGAAGCACCGGCGGGACACCGTGGCGCGGCGCAAGGTGTACCTGTTCTGCGACGAATTCACGAACTACAACGACACCGCCATTGGTATAAAGGCCATCCAGCTCCTGGAAAGGTTGGGTTATGAAGTCATCATCCCCGAACACCTGGAGAGCGGCCGCACCTGGCTGTCCAAAGGCCTGATCCGTAAGGCCAAGACCATCGCCCAGGAAAACATCCGCTTATTGAGCCCGCTCGTCACGGAGGAAACACCCCTGATCGGGATCGAGCCTTCCGCCATCCTCACCTTCAGGGATGAATACATAGACCTGGCGTCGGACGAGCAACTGGACACCGCCCGCACCCTTGCCCGGAATACCTTCTTTATCGACGACTTTATCGCCCGGGAGATCGACCGCGGGCATATCCGCAGCGAACAGTTCACGACGGGGACCCGGCAAATCAAATTACACGGGCACTGCCAGCAAAAGGCATTGACGTCCGTGGCGGGGTCGGTCAAGCTCCTGTCATTACCAAAGAACTACACCGTGTCAACGATCCCTTCCGGTTGTTGCGGCATGGCGGGATCCTTTGGGTACGAGCGGGAACACTACGACCTGTCCCAAAAGATCGGGGAACTGGTGTTGCTGCCGGCCGTGCGGAGCGCCGCCCCGGAGGTGCTCATCGCGGCCCCCGGCACCAGTTGCCGTCACCAGATCAAGGATGGGGCGGAGAAAAAAGCAATGCACCCCATCGAAATACTCTTCGACGCGCTGTTACAACCGTAA
- a CDS encoding MBL fold metallo-hydrolase — MKAALLVLTAALLFSTANAQRIAPDVLFNGALTIQPINHATMVLTYKGKTIYVDPADASLLSGLNDPDLILVTDIHGDHYNAKALAAILKPSTILIVPKAVAALLPDDLKARATILNNGENISKLDIGITAIPMYNLPESPTAMHTKGRGNGYVLRLGSRNLYISGDTQGIPEMRALKNIDVAFVCMNLPYTMDIKEASDAVLAFKPKIVYPYHYRGQGGFADVAGFKTLVAAGDPSIDVRLRSWYSSQGK; from the coding sequence ATGAAAGCCGCCCTCCTCGTTCTGACCGCCGCGCTCCTCTTTAGCACCGCGAACGCCCAACGCATTGCACCCGATGTCCTTTTCAATGGTGCACTGACCATCCAGCCCATCAACCACGCCACGATGGTGCTCACCTACAAAGGAAAGACGATCTATGTGGACCCCGCCGACGCCAGCCTCCTGAGCGGGCTGAACGACCCCGACCTCATCCTCGTCACCGACATCCACGGCGATCACTACAACGCCAAGGCCCTCGCGGCAATCCTCAAGCCCTCCACCATACTGATCGTCCCCAAAGCGGTAGCCGCGCTGCTCCCCGATGACCTGAAGGCCCGCGCAACCATTTTGAATAATGGGGAAAACATCAGCAAGCTCGACATCGGCATCACCGCCATCCCCATGTACAACCTGCCCGAAAGCCCCACCGCCATGCACACCAAGGGCCGTGGCAACGGCTACGTACTGCGTCTCGGTTCGCGCAACCTCTACATCTCCGGAGACACCCAAGGCATTCCCGAAATGCGCGCCCTCAAAAACATCGACGTCGCCTTCGTGTGTATGAACCTTCCCTATACGATGGACATCAAAGAAGCTTCCGATGCCGTCCTCGCCTTCAAACCCAAGATCGTATACCCCTACCACTACCGGGGACAGGGTGGCTTTGCCGACGTGGCCGGGTTCAAAACGCTTGTGGCCGCGGGAGACCCCTCTATCGATGTGCGTTTGAGGAGCTGGTATTCCTCCCAGGGCAAGTAA